The Candidatus Glassbacteria bacterium genome includes a window with the following:
- a CDS encoding tetratricopeptide repeat protein codes for MKKGGVIPLVVAGLLAGCAGPSYIDEGKEESSAANPFSKVFFRVHDAYNDDPPDCVAVMPFTTPEDGASQAEDINLDQTETVRRALYAHLSPQGKRDVEIPRIDFVLGRMSDTEKNDFGLVGKNLNCGTLVVGEVTEYGSSFFGIYSRVAVGAELKMIRADDGSLLWEGRHVAASHGGDVPLSPIGLAMGIVKAASNLNEEQIFRVIDDLARRLVKTIPDNRIAVLEEPLSPMLVAVRREPKDATTAQDLLAALEDQPFDERKSVLIEAIEGGRFGDDGTRKLHEALIELAPSEAESHARYARYLVDQGDYDGAIKYTDRTLELNDRDHGTHFLKARILVKLDDLDGADSSIVRAVALDDGNADYFNGLGYVNSLRGNSDRALAAYRMSLDRDPVNGFAYYNTGVTLFNLGNLEEAASAFYGAGLSYLKSGDYGQTEKAVVDLKDLASQGIDLDDEIKILEEALKALTKGEGEDV; via the coding sequence ATGAAGAAGGGGGGCGTCATCCCCCTGGTTGTGGCGGGGCTCCTCGCGGGGTGCGCGGGGCCGTCCTACATCGACGAGGGGAAGGAAGAGTCCTCTGCGGCCAACCCGTTCAGCAAGGTCTTTTTCCGCGTCCACGACGCCTACAACGACGACCCGCCCGACTGTGTCGCGGTGATGCCGTTCACGACGCCCGAGGACGGGGCCTCACAGGCAGAGGACATTAACCTTGATCAGACGGAGACCGTGCGCCGGGCGCTGTATGCCCACCTATCCCCCCAGGGAAAGAGGGATGTGGAAATTCCCCGGATCGATTTCGTGCTGGGCCGGATGTCGGATACGGAGAAAAACGACTTCGGCTTGGTCGGGAAGAACCTCAACTGCGGTACCCTGGTTGTCGGGGAGGTCACCGAATACGGCTCCAGCTTCTTCGGGATTTATTCCAGGGTGGCCGTGGGGGCCGAACTGAAGATGATCAGGGCCGACGACGGAAGCCTCTTGTGGGAGGGCCGACATGTGGCGGCAAGCCACGGTGGCGATGTTCCGTTGTCTCCCATCGGTTTGGCCATGGGAATCGTCAAGGCGGCCTCCAACCTCAACGAGGAACAGATCTTCAGGGTGATCGACGACCTTGCCCGCCGCCTCGTCAAGACCATCCCGGACAACCGCATCGCCGTTCTCGAAGAACCCCTGTCGCCGATGCTGGTGGCCGTTCGCCGGGAACCCAAGGATGCCACGACTGCTCAGGACCTCCTCGCGGCCCTGGAGGACCAGCCATTCGACGAGCGAAAATCGGTCTTGATCGAGGCCATCGAAGGGGGGCGGTTCGGCGACGACGGAACCAGGAAGCTCCACGAGGCCTTGATCGAACTGGCCCCGAGCGAAGCCGAGAGCCATGCTCGATACGCCCGTTATCTGGTGGACCAGGGTGATTATGACGGAGCTATCAAGTACACGGACCGGACCCTGGAACTGAACGACCGGGATCACGGGACGCATTTCCTGAAGGCCCGGATACTGGTCAAGCTCGATGATCTGGACGGAGCCGATTCGTCGATCGTCCGGGCGGTGGCCCTGGATGACGGCAATGCCGACTACTTCAACGGCCTTGGCTACGTGAACTCGCTCAGGGGGAACTCCGACCGCGCCCTGGCGGCCTACCGGATGTCGCTGGATCGCGACCCGGTAAACGGTTTCGCCTACTACAATACCGGCGTGACCCTGTTCAACCTGGGGAATCTCGAAGAGGCCGCAAGTGCCTTCTATGGCGCTGGCCTCTCCTACCTCAAGAGCGGCGACTACGGCCAGACGGAGAAAGCCGTCGTGGATTTGAAGGACCTTGCCTCCCAGGGGATCGATCTCGACGATGAGATCAAGATCCT
- a CDS encoding DUF488 domain-containing protein, which produces MAGGFEPVLLCFEKPPFGDDNWCHRRMVAEWLSDTLGIEVPEYERRSIPGFMLPGFE; this is translated from the coding sequence CTGGCCGGCGGGTTCGAGCCGGTGCTGTTGTGCTTCGAGAAACCGCCGTTCGGCGACGACAACTGGTGCCATCGCCGGATGGTCGCCGAATGGCTGTCCGACACCCTCGGCATCGAGGTCCCCGAGTACGAGAGGCGATCGATCCCCGGCTTCATGTTGCC
- a CDS encoding trypsin-like serine protease: MKKSLQALSLAVAICFGLAAAWADTSSDSPDQLDAALKQADQLIKIERLDEALAVLKTIDTEKPKASARIDTRLGNIYLRLDRPAKALELFEHAVFSTMEDADAYLGLSQANLALGSLVQARHHARTALRTNPDLIDAHLVLAKADDRSGQVSKARERFAGLMRDQPDSESVIVAYALFLSHRDDVNAATGLLSRFLDRHPFAAEAGDLLGQMYWQQDRKTEALRFRANAARAFRAKGNDFRAEAIISWLESNDPTGNYSGQVEPQNPPEPPPLKEPKPSAAPVPGVENAELPDVPRPVKVLKRPDPLPLSPGVKISMGSGFIVDGGRYVITNRHVIENTGKIAVRSGTGEVRTVRVARVSSDDDLAVLELSQAFPDNYAIPFTRMADANTGRTAVVMGFPMASMLGGQRPSLTEGIVSKASGMRDDPNTFLITSKMNRGNSGGPVFDRQGNLIGVAVAKLDATKVYEKLGHLPEDVNIAIKASRVLYFLKRPTSMGNQSSGTEVSLEELYQAMMAKVVLVAAEAK; the protein is encoded by the coding sequence ATGAAGAAGAGTCTCCAAGCACTATCCCTAGCCGTTGCCATATGCTTCGGGCTGGCCGCCGCGTGGGCCGATACCTCCAGTGATAGCCCTGATCAACTCGATGCGGCCCTCAAGCAAGCCGACCAACTGATCAAGATCGAGAGACTCGACGAGGCCCTTGCCGTCCTCAAGACCATCGATACCGAAAAACCTAAGGCTTCGGCCAGGATCGACACTCGCCTCGGCAACATCTATCTCCGCCTCGACAGGCCCGCAAAGGCCCTGGAGCTTTTCGAGCATGCCGTCTTCTCGACTATGGAGGATGCCGACGCTTACCTTGGGTTATCCCAGGCCAATCTGGCTCTCGGCAGTCTCGTCCAGGCCCGCCACCACGCCCGGACCGCTCTCAGGACCAACCCCGACCTGATCGATGCCCATCTGGTCCTCGCCAAGGCGGACGACCGGAGCGGGCAGGTTTCCAAGGCCCGGGAACGGTTTGCCGGTCTCATGCGCGACCAGCCGGACAGTGAGTCCGTCATCGTCGCCTACGCCCTGTTCCTCTCCCACAGAGACGATGTCAATGCGGCAACCGGGCTGCTGTCGCGGTTCCTCGACCGGCACCCCTTTGCCGCCGAAGCGGGCGACCTTCTGGGCCAGATGTACTGGCAGCAGGATCGGAAAACCGAGGCGCTTCGATTCCGGGCCAATGCCGCCAGGGCGTTCAGGGCGAAGGGCAACGACTTCCGCGCCGAGGCGATCATCTCCTGGCTCGAGTCCAACGACCCCACCGGCAATTACTCCGGCCAAGTAGAGCCTCAGAACCCTCCTGAGCCCCCGCCGCTGAAGGAGCCCAAGCCTTCCGCCGCCCCGGTCCCAGGGGTCGAGAACGCCGAACTTCCGGATGTCCCCCGCCCGGTAAAGGTTCTCAAACGCCCCGATCCATTGCCCCTATCCCCGGGAGTCAAGATCAGCATGGGCAGCGGCTTCATCGTGGACGGTGGCCGGTACGTGATTACCAACCGCCATGTGATCGAGAACACCGGCAAGATCGCCGTTAGGAGCGGAACCGGGGAGGTCAGGACTGTCCGGGTGGCGAGGGTGTCTTCTGATGATGATCTTGCCGTCCTCGAACTGTCCCAGGCCTTCCCGGATAACTACGCCATCCCCTTTACTCGCATGGCCGATGCCAATACAGGCCGGACGGCGGTCGTCATGGGCTTCCCGATGGCGAGCATGCTGGGGGGGCAACGACCCTCCTTGACCGAAGGGATCGTCAGCAAGGCCAGTGGCATGCGCGACGACCCAAACACCTTCCTGATCACCTCGAAGATGAACCGGGGCAACAGCGGCGGTCCCGTCTTTGACCGGCAGGGGAACCTCATCGGAGTGGCCGTCGCCAAACTCGATGCGACGAAGGTCTACGAGAAACTGGGGCATCTGCCGGAGGACGTGAACATCGCCATCAAGGCCAGCCGGGTCCTCTATTTCCTGAAGCGCCCGACGAGTATGGGGAACCAATCATCAGGGACCGAGGTCAGCCTTGAAGAACTGTATCAGGCCATGATGGCCAAGGTCGTCCTGGTCGCGGCGGAGGCAAAATGA
- a CDS encoding DUF4384 domain-containing protein, whose amino-acid sequence MNRFILPLVVMATLVSVDAYAEWVQGRGEWLFGPDTTENEACEYAEQKARKDAIRKVTGEHLSTEDMMVCSDRGDEASCKLNQMTWSTIDGAILDIRSSNRQTVQALDGYNKCVITLEADVGVAAGRPDPGFDMTVELNERTFRSGEPLVITIEPTRPMYISVFQWLPYEEADHQVQRIFPNSFDRNSRFTKRGTIPTKGENTGYDLKVTFPEANKVKGNLVDEYLMVVGTRKAFVFRETYTLEEFNARLLEIPRQDRRDVRRAYYVVRPK is encoded by the coding sequence ATGAACCGGTTCATCTTGCCGCTTGTCGTCATGGCGACCCTGGTGTCGGTGGATGCGTATGCCGAATGGGTTCAGGGCCGTGGCGAGTGGTTGTTCGGGCCGGATACTACCGAGAACGAAGCCTGCGAGTACGCGGAACAGAAAGCCCGCAAGGACGCCATCCGGAAGGTTACCGGGGAACACCTTTCGACTGAGGACATGATGGTCTGTAGCGACCGGGGTGACGAAGCCTCGTGTAAGCTCAACCAGATGACCTGGAGCACGATCGATGGTGCGATTCTCGATATTCGGTCCTCCAATCGTCAAACTGTCCAGGCCCTTGATGGGTACAATAAATGTGTCATCACCTTGGAAGCCGATGTTGGCGTTGCCGCCGGTCGTCCCGATCCCGGCTTCGATATGACCGTAGAGTTGAACGAAAGAACTTTCCGCAGCGGGGAACCGCTGGTGATCACCATCGAACCAACACGGCCCATGTACATCAGCGTCTTCCAATGGCTCCCCTACGAAGAGGCGGACCATCAAGTTCAACGGATATTCCCTAACTCGTTCGACAGGAACAGTCGCTTTACCAAGCGGGGAACCATCCCGACAAAGGGAGAAAACACGGGCTACGACCTGAAAGTTACTTTCCCCGAAGCGAATAAGGTGAAAGGCAACCTCGTTGACGAGTACCTCATGGTGGTCGGTACGCGGAAAGCCTTTGTTTTCAGGGAGACCTATACACTTGAGGAATTCAACGCCCGTCTCTTGGAGATACCCAGACAGGACCGCCGCGATGTCAGAAGGGCCTACTACGTGGTGAGGCCGAAATGA